Proteins encoded together in one Gigantopelta aegis isolate Gae_Host chromosome 8, Gae_host_genome, whole genome shotgun sequence window:
- the LOC121379682 gene encoding uncharacterized protein LOC121379682: MWRKLPEVGSGRPKTACTQENVQHVEEAICTQEDNPGTHRSQRQIASDLGVFRTWRMTKKLVLKSYKRIRGLRRDEKVKQKRKTRCKKLDDKYSTKDVEKMIFTDEKDFTVEIADNRQNDRVYGRRKKDIFVKRLYHETSRFAKKVMVSARVFCH, translated from the coding sequence ATGTGGAGGAAGCTCCCAGAAGTGGGAAGTGGCCGACCTAAAACAGCATGTACACAAGAGAATGTTCAACATGTGGAGGAAGCTATCTGCACCCAGGAGGACAATCCAGGAACCCACAGGTCACAGAGACAAATTGCGTCTGATCTTGGAGTATTCCGCACTTGGAGAATGACAAAAAAGCTGGTATTGAAATCTTATAAGAGGATACGAGGTTTACGACGAGACGAGAAAGTAAAACAGAAGAGGAAAACGAGGTGCAAAAAGCTAGATGATAAATATTCCACAAAAGACGTTGAAAAAATGATTTTCACGGACGAGAAGGACTTCACTGTTGAGATTGCTGACAATCGCCAGAATGATCGAGTGTACGGCAGAAggaagaaagacatttttgtcaaGCGACTGTATCATGAAACTTCACGGTTTGCGAAGAAAGTGATGGTCTCTGCAAGAGTTTTCTGCCATTAA